Genomic segment of Thermoplasmata archaeon:
AATCGGATTATATGTGTGATTTAGGCCTTCTAACTCATAATAAGTTTCCTGCCATGATGTTGCGTTCCAAAGAATATTGTCATATTCAAAACTGGAGTTGAACCCCAGAGATTCTAAGTACACACCATCTATAAAATCAGTTGCCACACTATAATTTGAATAATTTTTACTGCCATTGTTTTGAAGCCATGTTATAGCGCTCATTGTTGCAGACGATATGTATTGTGGAGCCTGAATCTGTTCAGCATTGCTTATAATCGGATAAGACATCAGTGCGCTCACCATTATTATTATGGAAAATAATGAAACTATTATTATTCTTGCATCTTTTTTACGGTCTCTGGTCTCGGTCATTATGTAGTGTGGCTTATTTACTGCCACAGTGGAAAGCTCGAAGTTAGAAGTTATGCCGCCTGTTACGGTTCTTGTCATTATTTTCTCGATATGCTTTATATTTACAATATTTATTTTTGGGACCGCTTTCAATTCTGCTTTCGTATAATTGTAAAGTACCATAAGCCCGATTGCAGCCAAAATTGAAAGAGGCTCAAATATATATTCAAGATACCGGTATGGATATAATACAGTATTGAAAGTGAACAGGGAAACGAGCAAACCGAGAATCAAAAATAAAAACCAGCCAGTGACCAAAAGATATGCTTTATTATACTCGTAAAGGTGCCTGACTCCCACGCCTATGAACCCCAGTGTAAGAATAAAAGGTATTGAATATATTATGCTGACTATTGAGATTTTAGGGCCGTTAACGCCAATGATAACGCCCAATATGGCTATAATTAATATTATTGTTGTCGTTGCCACAAAATAATGATAATCTTTTATTTTTAAAATATGCTTAGTAATTTGAATATTCAAACGTTTAATATAGTTTGTAAACAAAAATAATAGGTACAATGCAAGATAAAACAGTGCAAGTACTATATACCAAGGCAGATACCCGTGCACTGCACCGCTAATAAAGCCTTCCATCGTCGGGCTTCTTATAACCCAGTACATAAATGTTGCAGCTGAAAATAGTACAAGATAACTTATTTCATATTTGAAATTCTCATACTCTTTAGACTGGAGTCTGATCCAGAATATTATCCCCACAACCGAGATGATGTACATAAACGTCGAAATGTGGTGTGAAAGTATCAGCGATCCGGATGATAATATCAATAGCACATAGTACTTTTTATTTTCATGGGCATAGATAAAAAACAAAATTGATAAAAGAAGGAACACATGGCCTACCACCAATAACCCTACCATGGAAGTTTCGAAAATATCAATAGGATTGATTGCCAGAAACAATGCAGATAAAAGCGCGATCGCGTTAGAGCCTGTCAGTTTTTTAGCTATAAAATATAAGATTGGTACTGTCAGTCCGCCAATTATAGGAGGAATGTGCAATAATAAAAAATGGATATTTATGCCCGTAGTAAAATGAATTAAGTCTATGATCCAGTAGAACATCGGAAAGTTACCGTACCCTGAAGTGCCCCAAGGAGACGGTATTGCCCCAAAAATATTGTTTGAGCTAATAAATGCAGTAGTTACAGCATAGTATACTCCAAAGTCTTCACTCCAGATCGGATATATAAGAGATGGTATAGATCTTAGAAAAATGCCCAGTAACGTGATCAAAACCAAGCTTATTCCTATTTCAAAACGTCTGTTTTTTATCTTCTTTTTTATCTCAACCATGCTTTCTTATCCTGTCAAGAGCATCTATTAACATTTTTATATTTTTCTCAAGCTTGTTTGAGTTAATAAAGTCGAGAGCTATATTAAAATTTAGCAGGTCTTGAATATTTTCATGCATATCACAGCCTATAGATATAGGGATCCTGTAATTTCTGATATTTTCAAACCATTCTACAGATAGCTCAAAATAGTATTTTCCATATTTCATATAATTCGTGTTAGTATTTAGCTCTATAAATATATTCTTAGATTCAAACATGGATAATATAGTTTGCATCTCTGCACTTGAAAAATTTTTGATGAGATTATTGTGAGCCAGTCCTGAAAAAACACCGATTTTATCAACCAGTTCAGGCAATTGCCATAACGGTAATCCACCTTCATTTTCGTTCTGAACATGTTCAAACAGAACATAATCTAATTGCCTCAACATCTCAAAATCCAAATTTTTAAAATTAGTTCTTGGCGTAAAGTCAATCTCAACTCCTGCATACAAGTTTATCTCTGTCCTGTAAATCTCTCTTAATCTGTTGATTTCATCAATATATTTTTTTAAAGAACCGTTATTAATTGAGTTTACTTTAGAGGTAAGATAATGATCTGATATTCCGAGATATTTTAGTTTATTTCTGATCGCATAATCTACAATTTCAGCAATGCTATAAGAACCGTCAGACCATAATGAATGATTGTGCAAGTTTATCATTAAACATTCCCTAGCCTACTTTTTCCCATTCTTCCAGCTTTTGTACCGCCGACAATGTAGAGCCTCTCTGTATCTCTTCTCTGATCCTGTTCTCTCTCTCAAACACATCGACAGCCCTGTTTGTAATCTCAATCAGCTCTTCTTTCGGTATTATCACTATTCCAGACTCATCTGCCATGGCCCAGTCTCCAGTTTTGATCTTCTTTCCCTCAATATTCAGCTCTATGCCAATCTCTCCAAATCCTTTGGGCTCTCCTGCATTGGGTACCAGCTTTTTTGCAAATATTGGATAATGCACCTCTCTTATTGCATCTACATCTCTCACTGCACCGTACACTATCACTCCAGCCAGCTTTCGCGTATACGCGCTCCATGTTGCCAGTTCTCCCCACACCGCTGTGGGCCCATTATCTACATCTATAAACAGTATCTCACCTTCCTTCGCACGGTCTATCGCCTCCACAGGCTTGGCCCAATCTCCATCCATTGTCTTTACAGTTAATATAGCACCAACGATCTTAGAGCCTGGGCACAGAGATATAAACTGTCCAATTGCTCCTTTTCTATGCATTGCATCGCTGATATTGGATGTAGAGACTTTCATAAGCGCCTCTTTGATCTGACCCGTACTGTATTTTTTGTATAAATCTGTTTCGATAGGTGTTAATGTCTCTATACTCTTCTTTATTTTTCTGGTTTCTGCCTCAACATTCGGTGCCTTAATTATGCCACCGCCAACTATGATAATCGATGCTCCGTTTTTTATCATTTCCGGTGCAGTTTCCGAGTTCAACCCACCTGCAACAGCAATCGGAAGTCTTGTGATCGCATATATTTTCTTTAGCTTTTCGACAGGGCTCATGCCTATCATCTGCTGATCCACACCCACATGAATGCACAGATATTCAGCACCCAGCTTTTCTACACTTTTAATCTTCTCTTCCAGATTCTCAACATTCATCAAGTCTACCATTATTTTCGAGCCGTATTTTTGAGCTGCTTTTACACCTTCTGCAATAGTAGAATCATCTGCCACTCCCAAAATTACCACAATGTCAGCTCCGCTCTTTGCTGCTATTTCAGCTTCTGCACTGCCAACATCCATAGTTTTCATGTCCGCTACAACCATGTTCTTAGGAAACATTTTTTTAATGGTTCTTACCGCGTTCATGCCTTCACTTTTGATGAGCGGCGTGCCCACTTCAATCCAGTCTGCACCGCCAGCTACTGCTTCTTTCGCGATCTGCGTAGCCCGATCCAATATTGTCAGGTCCAAAGCAACTTGTAATAATGCCATAATGAAACAATATACCTTTTCTCTTATTAACTTTTTTTTATTTTTTCAAGATACTTGACCATATAATATAAAGTACTGTTATATGGCAAAGTTATATTATGCTGTTTTCCCTCATCTATAAACACCTTGTTAATATGGTCTATCTCTGTCAAAGATCCTCTTTTTAAGTCTTGGGCCATGCTCGAATAGTTATTGGCAGTGTTTTTTATAACCTCTTCTGTCAACTTCAATAAATTTATGTTAATTCCTTTTAATTCTAAAACCGCACTGCATTCTTTCGAGAGCTCTCTCAATATACTGTGTAGATTCTCATCTGCAATTAACTCTCCATTTTTTACATACAATATGCCCGTAACAGGATTTATACAAGCATTGATCGCTCCTTTGATCCATATATCAGTAGTTATATCAGATGAATACTGGGTTTCTAAACCACATTCATTAAACTGTACTATCAGTTCTCTTATAAATAACTCTGCATCTTTTGATATGGTGCCTATCTTCGTTAACCCTAGTCCTGTATGCACAATTTTGCCATAATCTAAAGAGTATACACCATAAGTTGTGGTCGCAGCCAATAACCGATTAGACCTGAATCTCCTGATTATCGAAATGTTGTCTAATCCATTCTGCAAACTTAACAAATATGCATTTTTTATTTTGTCGGATATAGAGTGCATCGCGTTTTCAGTGTCGTAAGATTTTACTGTAAGTATGATCAGATCAAATTCTCCAGTTAACTCTTCTAAAACCGTCAAGTTTTTGGTAACTTTATTGGTCAATCCCTGAATAACAATGCCGTTCAAATTAAAGTTTTCTACCAATTTCTTACGCCCGATAAGCGTCACGTCGTTATTTTTTGAAAGATAACTGCCTACCAAACAGCCTATCGCGCCAGCTCCAAAAACTGCGATCTTCATAGCTTATAAAGATAATAAATAAGTATTAAAAAGTATCTGAACAACGCATGGATAAAGTTCTATTTATTCACAAAAATTAATTTTATGTGTAATATAAAAATATGAGAAATTTGGGGTTTCACTCATGATCTTCATGATCATGATGCGCAAACTCTTCTTTATCTTTCCAGCTCTCATCCACTTCAAGGTTTCCTTTTATATATTCATCCACGATCTCTTTCATCGATCCTTCAACGCCGGTAATCACTTTAATATTATAGCTCTCAAAAAAGTCCAGGGCTCTCTGTCCCATTCCATAGGCTATAAGTATCTCTGCGTTTTTCTGCTTTATCAGATTTGGAAGATCCCCAGGGCCGTGAGACTCAAATGTATTCGGTATAATTTCATAGTTTACTATCTTTCCATCCTCTATCTCTACAAATCCAAAATAAGATGCGTGTCCAAAATGCTCTGAAAGCTCACTATCAAGTTTGTTACTATTTTTTAATGGCATTGCAATTTTCATTATTTCACCTTCATGTAACCTATATTTATATCACTGATAAAAAGCTTTTTAATGCCGGGGCCGGGGATTGAACCCGGGGCCTTCGGATGTCTCAGTCTATTTTATTTAAAATACCCTATGAGTCCGACGCTCTACCAAACTGAGCCACCCCGGCATCTAATTATTTGGTTCTGTTGCGGTTTCAGGTGCTATTGTTGGTTGCTCAGGTGTTTTTAATAAATCTGATTTTCGAATCTCTATCTTTCTGATCGGATAGATTGTTTTTATTCCATTCTCGATATCTGAAACAATAGCATCAGAAATCATATATTTTACAAATTCTGAATATGTGTTTTTAGATGAGTATTCTTTCAATATTTCCTTGATCCTGTTTCTTATTGCCGTCTTCAATGATGAGTTTATCCTTTTATCTGATACTAATGTTAATTTTATTCGCATAGAAAAACCGTCATTCGTAGATATTGGAAATATTATGTCAATTCTGCTTTTTCGCCTTCTTACCAATCTTCTGGTATAATCTGGAAGCGTGTCATGACCTATGAAACTCGTAATAGCCTTGGTTCCTTCAATCTTATCAATCTTAAAAAACAATTTTATATATGATTTTTTTACGTTACCAGTTATATCGTATAACGTTGTTTCTGCAACTCTTCCAAGCAACTGTTCTGGTGTCTCAGAAGGAGTCTCTCCAATCTCTCTCGATGCAAACGTTTCTGGCGCAACTATAGTGTACCATATCTTTGCTTTCCATTTATCTCGAACTTTTTTTGCGGCTGTTCTATCTGCTCTTTTTGTGCTCATTTTAGTATACACCGTCCAAATTTAAAACAAGAATGAAGATATAGTTTATATAATTTTTGTTTTGCTTTGCTCAAAAAAGAAAAAAAAGATTAGAGTATAACCGAGTTACCGGCTAGGGTCACGGTTATATTCACGTTTGCTCCATTCACTGTTATGGTTGCTGGCACTGATGAGTATATGCCTGTTTGAGTCATGAGTATAAAATAGTAACTGCCGTTCGTAACCTGGAAACTTAATGTGCCAGAGCCATATGTAGAATAGAGAAATGCATGGTTCTGCGAGGTAGTGTACAAAAACGCCAT
This window contains:
- a CDS encoding PHP domain-containing protein; protein product: MINLHNHSLWSDGSYSIAEIVDYAIRNKLKYLGISDHYLTSKVNSINNGSLKKYIDEINRLREIYRTEINLYAGVEIDFTPRTNFKNLDFEMLRQLDYVLFEHVQNENEGGLPLWQLPELVDKIGVFSGLAHNNLIKNFSSAEMQTILSMFESKNIFIELNTNTNYMKYGKYYFELSVEWFENIRNYRIPISIGCDMHENIQDLLNFNIALDFINSNKLEKNIKMLIDALDRIRKHG
- the hxlA gene encoding 3-hexulose-6-phosphate synthase, which translates into the protein MALLQVALDLTILDRATQIAKEAVAGGADWIEVGTPLIKSEGMNAVRTIKKMFPKNMVVADMKTMDVGSAEAEIAAKSGADIVVILGVADDSTIAEGVKAAQKYGSKIMVDLMNVENLEEKIKSVEKLGAEYLCIHVGVDQQMIGMSPVEKLKKIYAITRLPIAVAGGLNSETAPEMIKNGASIIIVGGGIIKAPNVEAETRKIKKSIETLTPIETDLYKKYSTGQIKEALMKVSTSNISDAMHRKGAIGQFISLCPGSKIVGAILTVKTMDGDWAKPVEAIDRAKEGEILFIDVDNGPTAVWGELATWSAYTRKLAGVIVYGAVRDVDAIREVHYPIFAKKLVPNAGEPKGFGEIGIELNIEGKKIKTGDWAMADESGIVIIPKEELIEITNRAVDVFERENRIREEIQRGSTLSAVQKLEEWEKVG
- a CDS encoding ketopantoate reductase family protein, which translates into the protein MKIAVFGAGAIGCLVGSYLSKNNDVTLIGRKKLVENFNLNGIVIQGLTNKVTKNLTVLEELTGEFDLIILTVKSYDTENAMHSISDKIKNAYLLSLQNGLDNISIIRRFRSNRLLAATTTYGVYSLDYGKIVHTGLGLTKIGTISKDAELFIRELIVQFNECGLETQYSSDITTDIWIKGAINACINPVTGILYVKNGELIADENLHSILRELSKECSAVLELKGININLLKLTEEVIKNTANNYSSMAQDLKRGSLTEIDHINKVFIDEGKQHNITLPYNSTLYYMVKYLEKIKKS
- a CDS encoding NifB/NifX family molybdenum-iron cluster-binding protein, with translation MKIAMPLKNSNKLDSELSEHFGHASYFGFVEIEDGKIVNYEIIPNTFESHGPGDLPNLIKQKNAEILIAYGMGQRALDFFESYNIKVITGVEGSMKEIVDEYIKGNLEVDESWKDKEEFAHHDHEDHE
- a CDS encoding 30S ribosomal protein S3ae; protein product: MSTKRADRTAAKKVRDKWKAKIWYTIVAPETFASREIGETPSETPEQLLGRVAETTLYDITGNVKKSYIKLFFKIDKIEGTKAITSFIGHDTLPDYTRRLVRRRKSRIDIIFPISTNDGFSMRIKLTLVSDKRINSSLKTAIRNRIKEILKEYSSKNTYSEFVKYMISDAIVSDIENGIKTIYPIRKIEIRKSDLLKTPEQPTIAPETATEPNN